The Rhododendron vialii isolate Sample 1 chromosome 8a, ASM3025357v1 genome has a window encoding:
- the LOC131299224 gene encoding uncharacterized protein LOC131299224 isoform X2, translated as MATAAHLFQRSLHAATAQLPNAAAAVNCFSFRNLATAWPPRLHPITLKLQNGVMQNHICSYLPSSAFCNGVNYENCFKLKFKQLGVSCAIKDNQLRVLRPTSVQNFLTFRSLGVDESKRALTSQPQINVVGYSSSVVPSGMFGYGMRSPYCVDYAKRHFSHVPRAVTDKNDKVGFSDGRNNEKTSAVKVFNKHWKQAKSFGAHKRNEAQRKNASNSTDTQLKGTDMVNSREQIMGNGVEDASLGPSVSNSHVGNKNKLSEDKGKHKQQSRSKKSKGQSCGTNAAIDAATKPEGSEKVSQAKIPNTTAKNQSLPATENSTTNSKPLKVLDSSVSTKQQCRSIAGKNHIEGKSTNVFKVTSEKESTKIKKTHPSSKAEAHEQRRMQPLYPPRGKSVVVVESVTKAKVIQGYLGDMFEVVPSHGHIRDLAARSGSVRPDDDFSMLWEVPSTAWTHLKSIKVALSGAENLILASDPDREGEAIAWHIIEMLQQQDALREGMTIARVVFNEITESSIKSALRAPRGIDVNLVHAYLARRALDYLIGFNIAPLLWKKLPGCQSAGRVQSAALSLICDREMEIDQFKPKEYWKVEVQFNKRGKGSITNKNSFSSYLTHFDSTKLLSISCQTEAKNMEQKISSSNFEVVASKRNKIRKNPPAPYTTSTFQQDAAYKLHFTTTYSMKLAQRLYEGVELSDDKAAGLITYPRTDGFHISDEVMKDIHALAIERYGQDFASKTPRKYFKKVKNAQEGHEAIRPTDIRRLPSTLVGILDEDSLKLYALIWARTVACQMEPTNIGHIKVEIGNADQSIALRSTCSTVEFIGYQAVYKDLEAKAIKNNEDGNGRDEAFNILNNLKPKDMLSVAEVELMQHHTQPPLRYSEELLVKKLEELGIGRPSTYASTVKVLQDRKYVTIQSQLLFPDFRGRMVSAFLSHHFSEVTDYSFIADMETELDNVSAGLTEWKGLLGDYWTRFKKYCDRTANVHIHQVEKMMEKTFGDLLFGSLPYKSRKCPSCSEGKLVFKVSRFGAAYFIGCDQHPKCKFIAKTLYGDDEEVDTPQNENTVEPPKLLGLHPDSNEKILLKNGPYGCYIQLGVDRKGYSPKRASVPQVKHIDSVTLEDAIELLRYPVTLGKHPEDDRPVEIKLARLGFSIRHRHTIAQVPKNMNVSDITLEKALKLLLGKDVKRCGRPKKKPKLEEAIETM; from the exons ATGGCAACGGCTGCTCACCTCTTTCAAAGAAGCTTACATGCTGCCACTGCACAACTACCCAACGCCGCTGCAGCAGTCAATTGTTTCTCCTTCAGAAACTTGGCCACCGCGTGGCCGCCACGGCTTCACCCCATCACGTTGAAG TTGCAGAACGGGGTGATGCAGAATCACATTTGCTCTTACTTGCCAAGTTCAGCTTTTTGTAATGGAGTTAACTATGAAAATTGCTTCAAGCTGAAATTTAAACAGCTAGGGGTATCTTGCGCGATAAAAGACAATCAACTAAGGGTTCTCAGACCTACATCTGTACAAAATTTCCTTACTTTTAGAAGCTTAGGTGTTGATGAATCTAAGAGGGCCCTTACCAGTCAGCCCCAAATTAATGTTGTTGGATATTCTAGTAGTGTGGTGCCTTCAGGTATGTTTGGTTATGGGATGAGATCGCCTTATTGTGTTGATTATGCAAAGAGGCATTTTTCTCACGTTCCAAGAGCAGTAACGGATAAAAATGATAAGGTTGGTTTTAGTGATGGAAGGAATAATGAGAAAACTTCAGCAGTCAAAGTTTTCAATAAGCATTGGAAGCAGGCAAAGTCATTTGGTGCTCACAAGAGGAACGAGGCACAGCGGAAGAATGCTTCTAACTCGACGGATACACAGTTAAAAGGTACTGATATGGTGAACTCAAGAGAGCAGATAATGGGGAATGGAGTGGAAGATGCAAGTTTGGGACCTTCTGTTTCAAATTCACATGTTGGCAATAAAAACAAACTCTCCGAAGACAAAGGAAAACACAAGCAGCAGTCAAGAAGCAAGAAAAGCAAAGGACAAAGTTGTGGCACTAATGCTGCTATTGATGCAGCAACTAAGCCAGAAGGTTCTGAAAAGGTTTCTCAAGCAAAGATACCCAACACAACGGCCAAAAACCAGTCTTTACCTGCTACAGAG AATTCTACTACAAACAGTAAACCCCTGAAGGTACTTGATAGTTCTGTTTCAACAAAGCAGCAGTGTCGAAGTATAGCTGGGAAAAATCATATTGAGGGGAAATCAACTAATGTGTTTAAAGTTACATCTGAAAAGGAGtcaacaaagattaaaaaaactcACCCAAGCAGCAAAGCGGAGGCTCACGAACAAAGGAGAATGCAGCCATTGTATCCTCCTAGGGGGAAATCTGTTGTGGTTGTGGAGTCCGTCACTAAGGCAAAAGTAATTCAGGGCTATCTTGGTGACATGTTTGAAGTTGTACCTAGCCATGGTCATATTAGAGACTTGGCTGCAAGGTCAGGGTCTGTGCGTCCTGATGATGACTTCAGTATGCTATGGGAGGTTCCATCTACTGCCTGGACTCATCTTAAGAGTATCAAGGTTGCTCTTAGCGG TGCAGAAAATCTTATTCTTGCATCAGATCCTGATCGTGAAGGAGAGGCTATTGCTTGGCACATCATTGAGATGTTGCAGCAACAAGATGCTTTACGTGAAGGTATGACTATAGCAAGGGTTGTCTTCAATGAAATAACTGAGTCATCCATCAAAAGTGCATTGCGGGCTCCACGTGGCATTGACGTTAACTTGGTTCATGCTTATCTTGCACGGCGGGCTCTTGATTACTTAATTGGATTCAACATTGCACCCTTGTTATGGAAGAAATTACCTGGTTGCCAGTCAGCTGGGCGAGTCCAATCTGCTGCTTTGTCTCTTATATGTGACAGAGAAATGGAAATCGACCAATTTAAGCCAAAGGAGTATTGGAAAGTTGAAGTTCAGTTTAATAAAAGGGGAAAGGGTTCAATAACTAACAAAAACTCCTTTTCATCATATTTGACCCACTTTGATTCCACAAAGTTACTCTCAATTAGTTGTCAGACAGAAGCGAAGAACATGGAACAGAAGATAAGTTCATCAAATTTTGAAGTGGTTGCATCTAAGAGAAACAAAATTAGGAAAAACCCTCCAGCACCGTATACAACATCGACATTTCAACAGGATGCTGCATACAAATTACACTTTACGACAACATATTCAATGAAACTGGCACAAAGATTATATGAGGGGGTTGAGTTATCAGATGACAAGGCAGCAGGATTGATAACATACCCCAGAACAGATGGATTCCACATTTCCGATGAAGTTATGAAGGACATTCATGCCTTGGCTATTGAAAGATATGGACAGGACTTCGCCTCAAAGACTCCTcgtaaatattttaaaaaggtAAAGAATGCTCAAGAGGGTCATGAGGCGATTAGGCCCACAGATATCCGGAGATTACCTTCAACACTTGTTGGAATACTTGATGAAGATTCTTTGAAGTTATATGCTCTCATTTGGGCTCGTACAGTGGCATGCCAAATGGAACCCACAAACATTGGTCACATAAAAGTTGAGATTGGAAATGCTGATCAGTCCATTGCTCTTCGATCAACATGCTCAACAGTTGAGTTTATTGGGTACCAAGCAGTCTACAAGGATCTGGAAGCTAAAGCAATAAAAAACAATGAAGATGGAAATGGTCGTGATGAAGCTTTCAACATTCTCAATAATCTGAAGCCAAAGGATATGTTGAGTGTTGCTGAAGTGGAACTCATGCAGCACCATACACAGCCTCCTCTGCGCTACTCAGAGGAATTATTGGTGAAAAAGCTGGAGGAGCTTGGCATAGGAAGACCTTCCACATATGCAAGTACAGTAAAAGTTTTACAAGATAGAAAATATGTGACCATACAAAGCCAACTACTATTTCCAGACTTTCGTGGTCGCATGGTGTCTGCATTTCTCTCCCACCATTTCTCCGAGGTCACAGATTACAGTTTTATAGCTGATATGGAAACAGAGCTCGACAATGTTTCTGCTGGATTGACTGAATGGAAAGGACTACTTGGAGATTATTGGACAAGGTTCAAAAAGTACTGTGATCGTACTGCTAATGTCCATATTCATCAGGTGGAGAAGATGATGGAGAAAACATTTGGGGATTTGTTGTTTGGTTCTCTCCCCTACAAAAGCAGGAAATGCCCAAGTTGTTCTGAAggcaaattggttttcaaaGTCAGTAGGTTTGGTGCTGCATATTTTATAGGCTGTGATCAACACCCAAAATGCAA GTTTATTGCTAAGACATTGTATGGTGATGATGAGGAAGTGGATACTCCTCAAAATGAGAACACAGTGGAGCCGCCAAAATTGTTAGGTCTTCATCCCGACTCAAATGAGAAG ATTCTCTTGAAGAATGGTCCTTATGGATGCTACATCCAGCTTGGTGTGGACAGGAAGGGTTACTCACCTAAAAGAGCTTCTGTGCCCCAG GTAAAACATATAGATTCCGTTACCCTTGAAGATGCTATCGAGTTGCTGCGCTATCCTGTGACATTG GGAAAGCATCCTGAGGACGATCGCCCAGTTGAGATAAAGCTTGCACGCTTGGGATTTTCTATCAGACATCGGCACACAATTGCGCAGGTGCCTAAG AACATGAACGTAAGTGATATAACCCTAGAGAAAGCATTAAAGCTTTTGTTGGGTAAAGATGTAAAAAGATGTGGCCGACCCAAGAAGAAACCAAAGCTTGAGGAAGCCATCGAGACTATGTGA
- the LOC131299224 gene encoding uncharacterized protein LOC131299224 isoform X3: protein MATAAHLFQRSLHAATAQLPNAAAAVNCFSFRNLATAWPPRLHPITLKNGVMQNHICSYLPSSAFCNGVNYENCFKLKFKQLGVSCAIKDNQLRVLRPTSVQNFLTFRSLGVDESKRALTSQPQINVVGYSSSVVPSGMFGYGMRSPYCVDYAKRHFSHVPRAVTDKNDKVGFSDGRNNEKTSAVKVFNKHWKQAKSFGAHKRNEAQRKNASNSTDTQLKGTDMVNSREQIMGNGVEDASLGPSVSNSHVGNKNKLSEDKGKHKQQSRSKKSKGQSCGTNAAIDAATKPEGSEKVSQAKIPNTTAKNQSLPATEKNSTTNSKPLKVLDSSVSTKQQCRSIAGKNHIEGKSTNVFKVTSEKESTKIKKTHPSSKAEAHEQRRMQPLYPPRGKSVVVVESVTKAKVIQGYLGDMFEVVPSHGHIRDLAARSGSVRPDDDFSMLWEVPSTAWTHLKSIKVALSGAENLILASDPDREGEAIAWHIIEMLQQQDALREGMTIARVVFNEITESSIKSALRAPRGIDVNLVHAYLARRALDYLIGFNIAPLLWKKLPGCQSAGRVQSAALSLICDREMEIDQFKPKEYWKVEVQFNKRGKGSITNKNSFSSYLTHFDSTKLLSISCQTEAKNMEQKISSSNFEVVASKRNKIRKNPPAPYTTSTFQQDAAYKLHFTTTYSMKLAQRLYEGVELSDDKAAGLITYPRTDGFHISDEVMKDIHALAIERYGQDFASKTPRKYFKKVKNAQEGHEAIRPTDIRRLPSTLVGILDEDSLKLYALIWARTVACQMEPTNIGHIKVEIGNADQSIALRSTCSTVEFIGYQAVYKDLEAKAIKNNEDGNGRDEAFNILNNLKPKDMLSVAEVELMQHHTQPPLRYSEELLVKKLEELGIGRPSTYASTVKVLQDRKYVTIQSQLLFPDFRGRMVSAFLSHHFSEVTDYSFIADMETELDNVSAGLTEWKGLLGDYWTRFKKYCDRTANVHIHQVEKMMEKTFGDLLFGSLPYKSRKCPSCSEGKLVFKVSRFGAAYFIGCDQHPKCKFIAKTLYGDDEEVDTPQNENTVEPPKLLGLHPDSNEKILLKNGPYGCYIQLGVDRKGYSPKRASVPQVKHIDSVTLEDAIELLRYPVTLGKHPEDDRPVEIKLARLGFSIRHRHTIAQVPKNMNVSDITLEKALKLLLGKDVKRCGRPKKKPKLEEAIETM, encoded by the exons ATGGCAACGGCTGCTCACCTCTTTCAAAGAAGCTTACATGCTGCCACTGCACAACTACCCAACGCCGCTGCAGCAGTCAATTGTTTCTCCTTCAGAAACTTGGCCACCGCGTGGCCGCCACGGCTTCACCCCATCACGTTGAAG AACGGGGTGATGCAGAATCACATTTGCTCTTACTTGCCAAGTTCAGCTTTTTGTAATGGAGTTAACTATGAAAATTGCTTCAAGCTGAAATTTAAACAGCTAGGGGTATCTTGCGCGATAAAAGACAATCAACTAAGGGTTCTCAGACCTACATCTGTACAAAATTTCCTTACTTTTAGAAGCTTAGGTGTTGATGAATCTAAGAGGGCCCTTACCAGTCAGCCCCAAATTAATGTTGTTGGATATTCTAGTAGTGTGGTGCCTTCAGGTATGTTTGGTTATGGGATGAGATCGCCTTATTGTGTTGATTATGCAAAGAGGCATTTTTCTCACGTTCCAAGAGCAGTAACGGATAAAAATGATAAGGTTGGTTTTAGTGATGGAAGGAATAATGAGAAAACTTCAGCAGTCAAAGTTTTCAATAAGCATTGGAAGCAGGCAAAGTCATTTGGTGCTCACAAGAGGAACGAGGCACAGCGGAAGAATGCTTCTAACTCGACGGATACACAGTTAAAAGGTACTGATATGGTGAACTCAAGAGAGCAGATAATGGGGAATGGAGTGGAAGATGCAAGTTTGGGACCTTCTGTTTCAAATTCACATGTTGGCAATAAAAACAAACTCTCCGAAGACAAAGGAAAACACAAGCAGCAGTCAAGAAGCAAGAAAAGCAAAGGACAAAGTTGTGGCACTAATGCTGCTATTGATGCAGCAACTAAGCCAGAAGGTTCTGAAAAGGTTTCTCAAGCAAAGATACCCAACACAACGGCCAAAAACCAGTCTTTACCTGCTACAGAG AAGAATTCTACTACAAACAGTAAACCCCTGAAGGTACTTGATAGTTCTGTTTCAACAAAGCAGCAGTGTCGAAGTATAGCTGGGAAAAATCATATTGAGGGGAAATCAACTAATGTGTTTAAAGTTACATCTGAAAAGGAGtcaacaaagattaaaaaaactcACCCAAGCAGCAAAGCGGAGGCTCACGAACAAAGGAGAATGCAGCCATTGTATCCTCCTAGGGGGAAATCTGTTGTGGTTGTGGAGTCCGTCACTAAGGCAAAAGTAATTCAGGGCTATCTTGGTGACATGTTTGAAGTTGTACCTAGCCATGGTCATATTAGAGACTTGGCTGCAAGGTCAGGGTCTGTGCGTCCTGATGATGACTTCAGTATGCTATGGGAGGTTCCATCTACTGCCTGGACTCATCTTAAGAGTATCAAGGTTGCTCTTAGCGG TGCAGAAAATCTTATTCTTGCATCAGATCCTGATCGTGAAGGAGAGGCTATTGCTTGGCACATCATTGAGATGTTGCAGCAACAAGATGCTTTACGTGAAGGTATGACTATAGCAAGGGTTGTCTTCAATGAAATAACTGAGTCATCCATCAAAAGTGCATTGCGGGCTCCACGTGGCATTGACGTTAACTTGGTTCATGCTTATCTTGCACGGCGGGCTCTTGATTACTTAATTGGATTCAACATTGCACCCTTGTTATGGAAGAAATTACCTGGTTGCCAGTCAGCTGGGCGAGTCCAATCTGCTGCTTTGTCTCTTATATGTGACAGAGAAATGGAAATCGACCAATTTAAGCCAAAGGAGTATTGGAAAGTTGAAGTTCAGTTTAATAAAAGGGGAAAGGGTTCAATAACTAACAAAAACTCCTTTTCATCATATTTGACCCACTTTGATTCCACAAAGTTACTCTCAATTAGTTGTCAGACAGAAGCGAAGAACATGGAACAGAAGATAAGTTCATCAAATTTTGAAGTGGTTGCATCTAAGAGAAACAAAATTAGGAAAAACCCTCCAGCACCGTATACAACATCGACATTTCAACAGGATGCTGCATACAAATTACACTTTACGACAACATATTCAATGAAACTGGCACAAAGATTATATGAGGGGGTTGAGTTATCAGATGACAAGGCAGCAGGATTGATAACATACCCCAGAACAGATGGATTCCACATTTCCGATGAAGTTATGAAGGACATTCATGCCTTGGCTATTGAAAGATATGGACAGGACTTCGCCTCAAAGACTCCTcgtaaatattttaaaaaggtAAAGAATGCTCAAGAGGGTCATGAGGCGATTAGGCCCACAGATATCCGGAGATTACCTTCAACACTTGTTGGAATACTTGATGAAGATTCTTTGAAGTTATATGCTCTCATTTGGGCTCGTACAGTGGCATGCCAAATGGAACCCACAAACATTGGTCACATAAAAGTTGAGATTGGAAATGCTGATCAGTCCATTGCTCTTCGATCAACATGCTCAACAGTTGAGTTTATTGGGTACCAAGCAGTCTACAAGGATCTGGAAGCTAAAGCAATAAAAAACAATGAAGATGGAAATGGTCGTGATGAAGCTTTCAACATTCTCAATAATCTGAAGCCAAAGGATATGTTGAGTGTTGCTGAAGTGGAACTCATGCAGCACCATACACAGCCTCCTCTGCGCTACTCAGAGGAATTATTGGTGAAAAAGCTGGAGGAGCTTGGCATAGGAAGACCTTCCACATATGCAAGTACAGTAAAAGTTTTACAAGATAGAAAATATGTGACCATACAAAGCCAACTACTATTTCCAGACTTTCGTGGTCGCATGGTGTCTGCATTTCTCTCCCACCATTTCTCCGAGGTCACAGATTACAGTTTTATAGCTGATATGGAAACAGAGCTCGACAATGTTTCTGCTGGATTGACTGAATGGAAAGGACTACTTGGAGATTATTGGACAAGGTTCAAAAAGTACTGTGATCGTACTGCTAATGTCCATATTCATCAGGTGGAGAAGATGATGGAGAAAACATTTGGGGATTTGTTGTTTGGTTCTCTCCCCTACAAAAGCAGGAAATGCCCAAGTTGTTCTGAAggcaaattggttttcaaaGTCAGTAGGTTTGGTGCTGCATATTTTATAGGCTGTGATCAACACCCAAAATGCAA GTTTATTGCTAAGACATTGTATGGTGATGATGAGGAAGTGGATACTCCTCAAAATGAGAACACAGTGGAGCCGCCAAAATTGTTAGGTCTTCATCCCGACTCAAATGAGAAG ATTCTCTTGAAGAATGGTCCTTATGGATGCTACATCCAGCTTGGTGTGGACAGGAAGGGTTACTCACCTAAAAGAGCTTCTGTGCCCCAG GTAAAACATATAGATTCCGTTACCCTTGAAGATGCTATCGAGTTGCTGCGCTATCCTGTGACATTG GGAAAGCATCCTGAGGACGATCGCCCAGTTGAGATAAAGCTTGCACGCTTGGGATTTTCTATCAGACATCGGCACACAATTGCGCAGGTGCCTAAG AACATGAACGTAAGTGATATAACCCTAGAGAAAGCATTAAAGCTTTTGTTGGGTAAAGATGTAAAAAGATGTGGCCGACCCAAGAAGAAACCAAAGCTTGAGGAAGCCATCGAGACTATGTGA
- the LOC131299224 gene encoding uncharacterized protein LOC131299224 isoform X1 yields the protein MATAAHLFQRSLHAATAQLPNAAAAVNCFSFRNLATAWPPRLHPITLKLQNGVMQNHICSYLPSSAFCNGVNYENCFKLKFKQLGVSCAIKDNQLRVLRPTSVQNFLTFRSLGVDESKRALTSQPQINVVGYSSSVVPSGMFGYGMRSPYCVDYAKRHFSHVPRAVTDKNDKVGFSDGRNNEKTSAVKVFNKHWKQAKSFGAHKRNEAQRKNASNSTDTQLKGTDMVNSREQIMGNGVEDASLGPSVSNSHVGNKNKLSEDKGKHKQQSRSKKSKGQSCGTNAAIDAATKPEGSEKVSQAKIPNTTAKNQSLPATEKNSTTNSKPLKVLDSSVSTKQQCRSIAGKNHIEGKSTNVFKVTSEKESTKIKKTHPSSKAEAHEQRRMQPLYPPRGKSVVVVESVTKAKVIQGYLGDMFEVVPSHGHIRDLAARSGSVRPDDDFSMLWEVPSTAWTHLKSIKVALSGAENLILASDPDREGEAIAWHIIEMLQQQDALREGMTIARVVFNEITESSIKSALRAPRGIDVNLVHAYLARRALDYLIGFNIAPLLWKKLPGCQSAGRVQSAALSLICDREMEIDQFKPKEYWKVEVQFNKRGKGSITNKNSFSSYLTHFDSTKLLSISCQTEAKNMEQKISSSNFEVVASKRNKIRKNPPAPYTTSTFQQDAAYKLHFTTTYSMKLAQRLYEGVELSDDKAAGLITYPRTDGFHISDEVMKDIHALAIERYGQDFASKTPRKYFKKVKNAQEGHEAIRPTDIRRLPSTLVGILDEDSLKLYALIWARTVACQMEPTNIGHIKVEIGNADQSIALRSTCSTVEFIGYQAVYKDLEAKAIKNNEDGNGRDEAFNILNNLKPKDMLSVAEVELMQHHTQPPLRYSEELLVKKLEELGIGRPSTYASTVKVLQDRKYVTIQSQLLFPDFRGRMVSAFLSHHFSEVTDYSFIADMETELDNVSAGLTEWKGLLGDYWTRFKKYCDRTANVHIHQVEKMMEKTFGDLLFGSLPYKSRKCPSCSEGKLVFKVSRFGAAYFIGCDQHPKCKFIAKTLYGDDEEVDTPQNENTVEPPKLLGLHPDSNEKILLKNGPYGCYIQLGVDRKGYSPKRASVPQVKHIDSVTLEDAIELLRYPVTLGKHPEDDRPVEIKLARLGFSIRHRHTIAQVPKNMNVSDITLEKALKLLLGKDVKRCGRPKKKPKLEEAIETM from the exons ATGGCAACGGCTGCTCACCTCTTTCAAAGAAGCTTACATGCTGCCACTGCACAACTACCCAACGCCGCTGCAGCAGTCAATTGTTTCTCCTTCAGAAACTTGGCCACCGCGTGGCCGCCACGGCTTCACCCCATCACGTTGAAG TTGCAGAACGGGGTGATGCAGAATCACATTTGCTCTTACTTGCCAAGTTCAGCTTTTTGTAATGGAGTTAACTATGAAAATTGCTTCAAGCTGAAATTTAAACAGCTAGGGGTATCTTGCGCGATAAAAGACAATCAACTAAGGGTTCTCAGACCTACATCTGTACAAAATTTCCTTACTTTTAGAAGCTTAGGTGTTGATGAATCTAAGAGGGCCCTTACCAGTCAGCCCCAAATTAATGTTGTTGGATATTCTAGTAGTGTGGTGCCTTCAGGTATGTTTGGTTATGGGATGAGATCGCCTTATTGTGTTGATTATGCAAAGAGGCATTTTTCTCACGTTCCAAGAGCAGTAACGGATAAAAATGATAAGGTTGGTTTTAGTGATGGAAGGAATAATGAGAAAACTTCAGCAGTCAAAGTTTTCAATAAGCATTGGAAGCAGGCAAAGTCATTTGGTGCTCACAAGAGGAACGAGGCACAGCGGAAGAATGCTTCTAACTCGACGGATACACAGTTAAAAGGTACTGATATGGTGAACTCAAGAGAGCAGATAATGGGGAATGGAGTGGAAGATGCAAGTTTGGGACCTTCTGTTTCAAATTCACATGTTGGCAATAAAAACAAACTCTCCGAAGACAAAGGAAAACACAAGCAGCAGTCAAGAAGCAAGAAAAGCAAAGGACAAAGTTGTGGCACTAATGCTGCTATTGATGCAGCAACTAAGCCAGAAGGTTCTGAAAAGGTTTCTCAAGCAAAGATACCCAACACAACGGCCAAAAACCAGTCTTTACCTGCTACAGAG AAGAATTCTACTACAAACAGTAAACCCCTGAAGGTACTTGATAGTTCTGTTTCAACAAAGCAGCAGTGTCGAAGTATAGCTGGGAAAAATCATATTGAGGGGAAATCAACTAATGTGTTTAAAGTTACATCTGAAAAGGAGtcaacaaagattaaaaaaactcACCCAAGCAGCAAAGCGGAGGCTCACGAACAAAGGAGAATGCAGCCATTGTATCCTCCTAGGGGGAAATCTGTTGTGGTTGTGGAGTCCGTCACTAAGGCAAAAGTAATTCAGGGCTATCTTGGTGACATGTTTGAAGTTGTACCTAGCCATGGTCATATTAGAGACTTGGCTGCAAGGTCAGGGTCTGTGCGTCCTGATGATGACTTCAGTATGCTATGGGAGGTTCCATCTACTGCCTGGACTCATCTTAAGAGTATCAAGGTTGCTCTTAGCGG TGCAGAAAATCTTATTCTTGCATCAGATCCTGATCGTGAAGGAGAGGCTATTGCTTGGCACATCATTGAGATGTTGCAGCAACAAGATGCTTTACGTGAAGGTATGACTATAGCAAGGGTTGTCTTCAATGAAATAACTGAGTCATCCATCAAAAGTGCATTGCGGGCTCCACGTGGCATTGACGTTAACTTGGTTCATGCTTATCTTGCACGGCGGGCTCTTGATTACTTAATTGGATTCAACATTGCACCCTTGTTATGGAAGAAATTACCTGGTTGCCAGTCAGCTGGGCGAGTCCAATCTGCTGCTTTGTCTCTTATATGTGACAGAGAAATGGAAATCGACCAATTTAAGCCAAAGGAGTATTGGAAAGTTGAAGTTCAGTTTAATAAAAGGGGAAAGGGTTCAATAACTAACAAAAACTCCTTTTCATCATATTTGACCCACTTTGATTCCACAAAGTTACTCTCAATTAGTTGTCAGACAGAAGCGAAGAACATGGAACAGAAGATAAGTTCATCAAATTTTGAAGTGGTTGCATCTAAGAGAAACAAAATTAGGAAAAACCCTCCAGCACCGTATACAACATCGACATTTCAACAGGATGCTGCATACAAATTACACTTTACGACAACATATTCAATGAAACTGGCACAAAGATTATATGAGGGGGTTGAGTTATCAGATGACAAGGCAGCAGGATTGATAACATACCCCAGAACAGATGGATTCCACATTTCCGATGAAGTTATGAAGGACATTCATGCCTTGGCTATTGAAAGATATGGACAGGACTTCGCCTCAAAGACTCCTcgtaaatattttaaaaaggtAAAGAATGCTCAAGAGGGTCATGAGGCGATTAGGCCCACAGATATCCGGAGATTACCTTCAACACTTGTTGGAATACTTGATGAAGATTCTTTGAAGTTATATGCTCTCATTTGGGCTCGTACAGTGGCATGCCAAATGGAACCCACAAACATTGGTCACATAAAAGTTGAGATTGGAAATGCTGATCAGTCCATTGCTCTTCGATCAACATGCTCAACAGTTGAGTTTATTGGGTACCAAGCAGTCTACAAGGATCTGGAAGCTAAAGCAATAAAAAACAATGAAGATGGAAATGGTCGTGATGAAGCTTTCAACATTCTCAATAATCTGAAGCCAAAGGATATGTTGAGTGTTGCTGAAGTGGAACTCATGCAGCACCATACACAGCCTCCTCTGCGCTACTCAGAGGAATTATTGGTGAAAAAGCTGGAGGAGCTTGGCATAGGAAGACCTTCCACATATGCAAGTACAGTAAAAGTTTTACAAGATAGAAAATATGTGACCATACAAAGCCAACTACTATTTCCAGACTTTCGTGGTCGCATGGTGTCTGCATTTCTCTCCCACCATTTCTCCGAGGTCACAGATTACAGTTTTATAGCTGATATGGAAACAGAGCTCGACAATGTTTCTGCTGGATTGACTGAATGGAAAGGACTACTTGGAGATTATTGGACAAGGTTCAAAAAGTACTGTGATCGTACTGCTAATGTCCATATTCATCAGGTGGAGAAGATGATGGAGAAAACATTTGGGGATTTGTTGTTTGGTTCTCTCCCCTACAAAAGCAGGAAATGCCCAAGTTGTTCTGAAggcaaattggttttcaaaGTCAGTAGGTTTGGTGCTGCATATTTTATAGGCTGTGATCAACACCCAAAATGCAA GTTTATTGCTAAGACATTGTATGGTGATGATGAGGAAGTGGATACTCCTCAAAATGAGAACACAGTGGAGCCGCCAAAATTGTTAGGTCTTCATCCCGACTCAAATGAGAAG ATTCTCTTGAAGAATGGTCCTTATGGATGCTACATCCAGCTTGGTGTGGACAGGAAGGGTTACTCACCTAAAAGAGCTTCTGTGCCCCAG GTAAAACATATAGATTCCGTTACCCTTGAAGATGCTATCGAGTTGCTGCGCTATCCTGTGACATTG GGAAAGCATCCTGAGGACGATCGCCCAGTTGAGATAAAGCTTGCACGCTTGGGATTTTCTATCAGACATCGGCACACAATTGCGCAGGTGCCTAAG AACATGAACGTAAGTGATATAACCCTAGAGAAAGCATTAAAGCTTTTGTTGGGTAAAGATGTAAAAAGATGTGGCCGACCCAAGAAGAAACCAAAGCTTGAGGAAGCCATCGAGACTATGTGA